A window of Equus caballus isolate H_3958 breed thoroughbred chromosome 10, TB-T2T, whole genome shotgun sequence contains these coding sequences:
- the LOC138915072 gene encoding sialic acid-binding Ig-like lectin 5, with translation MVPLLLLPLLWGGSLQEYPGYQLQLTESVTVQEGLCVLVLCSFSYPWGGWNSPGELYIYWFRDGGYQRYPMPVATNNPEEQVDTETQGRFRLVGDPRTNNCSLSIRDARRSDTGIYSFRVERGYYVNYSYRDKKLHLLVTDLTEKPDIHLLEPLESGRPTKLTCSLPGSCEGGRPLMFSWEGMALHSLNPKTLRSSVLTFTPRLQDHGTNLTCWVKRQGAQVATERTIQLIISYAPQNLTIRVLSGNVTELKHPGNGSCLQVLEGASLLLDCVTESNPEATVSWAKMNGTLSPSQARKSKILELPWVELEHEGEFICRAQNPLGSQQVSLTLCVHYPPKLLTPSCSWEDQSLRCNCSSRAHPAASLGWRLGKRLVVGNHSNASFTVTSSSVGPWANSSLSLSRGLSSGLRFSCEAMNIHGSQNVTVLLLPGNLVSSAGMVSAALGGAGAMALLSLCLCLTFFYIVKTCRKQAAGKREGTDDEDPVMGTVAWGSRQKPQPESPPEQVSPAEDAPPSEEQQELHYASLSFHQMKFQEPQDQEATSTNEYSEIGASK, from the exons ATGgtgcccctgctgctgctgcccctgctgtggGGGG GGTCCCTGCAGGAGTATCCAGGGTACCAGCTCCAACTGACGGAATCGGTGACCGTGCAGGAGGGTTTGTGTGTCCTCGTGCTCTGCTCCTTCTCCTACCCCTGGGGTGGGTGGAATTCCCCTGGTGAACTCTACATCTACTGGTTCCGGGATGGGGGTTACCAGCGCTACCCTATGCCTGTGGCCACAAACAACCCAGAGGAACAAGTGGATACAGAAACCCAGGGCCGATTCCGCCTCGTCGGGGACCCCAGGACCAACAACTGCTCCCTGAGCATCAGAGACGCCAGGAGGAGCGATACAGGCATCTACTCCTTCCGAGTGGAGAGAGGATATTATGTGAACTATAGTTACAGAGATAAGAAGCTGCATTTGCTGGTGACAG acCTGACAGAGAAACCCGACATCCACCTTCTGGAGCCTCTGGAGTCTGGCCGCCCCACAAAGCTGACCTGCAGCCTGCCAGGGTCCTGTGAAGGGGGACGACCTCTCATGTTCTCCTGGGAGGGGATGGCTCTTCACTCGCTGAACCCCAAGACCCTCCGTTCCTCAGTACTCACCTTCACACCGAGGCTCCAAGACCATGGCACCAACCTCACCTGTTGGGTGAAACGCCAAGGAGCTCAGGTGGCCACGGAGAGAACCATCCAGCTCATCATCTCCT ATGCTCCACAGAACCTCACCATCCGTGTCCTCTCCGGAAATGTCACAG aaCTGAAACACCCAGGGAATGGCTCGTGTCTTCAGGTCCTGGAAGGGGCATCTTTGCTCCTGGACTGTGTCACTGAGAGCAACCCTGAGGCCACAGTGAGCTGGGCCAAGATGAATGGGACCCTGAGCCCCTCCCAGgccaggaagtccaagatcctGGAGCTGCCCTGGGTGGAGTTGGAGCATGAAGGCGAATTCATCTGCAGAGCTCAGAACCCACTGGGCTCCCAGCAGGTCTCTCTGACCCTCTGTGTGCACT ACCCCCCAAAGCTGCTGACACCCTCGTGCTCCTGGGAGGACCAGAGTCTGCGCTGCAACTGCTCATCTCGAGCCCACCCAGCTGCCTCCTTGGGCTGGCGGCTGGGGAAGAGGCTGGTGGTGGGAAACCACAGCAACGCCTCCTTCACAGTCACTTCCAGCTCGGTGGGACCCTGGGCCAacagctccctgagcctcagcagGGGGCTCAGCTCCGGCCTCAGGTTCAGCTGTGAGGCCATGAATATCCATGGGTCCCAGAACGTCACTGTCCTGCTGCTGCCAG GCAATTTGGTATCCTCGGCAGGAATGGTTTCTGCAGCTCTTGGAGGTGCTGGTGCCATGGCCCTGCTGTCACTCTGTTTGTGCCTCACCTTCTTTTACAT AGTGAAAACCTGCAGGAAGCAAGCAGCCGGGAAACGAGAGGGCACGGATGATGAAGATCCTGTCATGGGTACAGTTGCCTGG GGTTCCAGGCAAAAGCCCCAGCCAGAGAGCCCCCCAGAGCAAGTGTCCCCTGCCGAAGATGCCCCTCCCTCAGAGGAGCAACAGGAACTTCATTATGCCTCTCTCAGCTTTCACCAGATGAAGTTTCAGGAGCCTCAGGACCAGGAGGCCACCAGCACCAACGAGTACTCTGAGATCGGGGCAAGCAAATGA
- the LOC138915951 gene encoding sialic acid-binding Ig-like lectin 14 produces MVPLLLLPLLWGGSLQESPGYQLQLTESVTVQEGLCVLVLCSFSYPWGGWNSPGELYIYWFRNGDSRPYSILVATNNPEEQVDTETQGRFRLVGDPRTNNCSLSIRDARRSDTGIYSFRVERGRYVNYSYRDKKLHLLVTDLTEKPDIHLLEPLESGRPTKLTCSLPGSCEGGRPLWFSWEGMALHSSDRKTLRSSVLTFTPRLQDHGTNLTCWVKRQGAQVATERTIQLIISYAPQNLTIRVLSGNVTALKTLKNGASLPVLEGQSLRLVCVADSNPPATMSWSREGKALSPSQPSAPGVLELPQVGAGDGGEFTCRAQNPLGSQHVSFSLSVQRSPSSCSCVTEEQQGSWPLVLTLIRGSLMGAGFLLTYGLTWIYYTRCGGPQGAGLKA; encoded by the exons ATGgtgcccctgctgctgctgcccctgctgtggGGGG GGTCCCTGCAGGAGTCTCCAGGGTACCAGCTCCAACTGACGGAATCGGTGACCGTGCAGGAGGGTTTGTGTGTCCTCGTGCTCTGCTCCTTCTCCTACCCCTGGGGTGGGTGGAATTCCCCTGGTGAACTCTACATCTACTGGTTCCGGAATGGGGATTCCCGGCCCTACTCTATACTTGTGGCCACAAACAACCCAGAGGAACAAGTGGATACAGAAACCCAGGGCCGATTCCGCCTCGTCGGGGACCCCAGGACCAACAACTGCTCCCTGAGCATCAGAGACGCCAGGAGGAGCGATACAGGCATCTACTCCTTCCGAGTGGAGAGAGGACGTTATGTGAACTATAGTTACAGAGATAAGAAGCTGCATTTGCTGGTGACAG acCTGACAGAGAAACCCGACATCCACCTTCTGGAGCCTCTGGAGTCTGGCCGCCCCACAAAGCTGACCTGCAGCCTGCCAGGGTCCTGTGAAGGGGGACGACCTCTCTGGTTCTCCTGGGAGGGGATGGCTCTTCACTCGTCGGACCGCAAGACCCTCCGCTCCTCAGTGCTCACCTTCACACCGAGGCTCCAAGACCATGGCACCAACCTCACCTGTTGGGTGAAACGCCAAGGAGCTCAGGTGGCCACGGAGAGAACCATCCAGCTCATCATCTCCT ATGCTCCACAGAACCTCACCATCCGTGTCCTCTCCGGAAATGTCACAG CCCTGAAGACCCTAAAGAACGGCGCATCGCTGCCTGTCCTGGAGGGTCAGTCCCTGCGCCTGGTCTGCGTGGCTGACAGCAACCCCCCTGCCACGATGAGCTGGTCCCGTGAAGGAAAAGCCCTGAGCCCATCCCAGCCCTCTGCACCCGGGGTCCTGGAGCTGCCCCAGGTGGGGGCCGGAGACGGAGGGGAATTCACCTGCCGAGCTCAGAACCCGCTGGGCTCCCAGCATGTTTCCTTCAGCCtctctgtgcaga gaagCCCCTCTTCCTGCAGCTGTGTGACTGAGGAGCAGCAGGGCTCCTGGCCCCTGGTCCTCACCCTGATCAGAGGGTCGCTCATGGGGGCAGGCTTTCTCCTCACCTATGGCCTCACCTGGATCTACTACACCAG GTGTGGAGGGCCCCAGGGCGCAGGGTTGAAGGCCTGA